One window of Cydia pomonella isolate Wapato2018A chromosome 7, ilCydPomo1, whole genome shotgun sequence genomic DNA carries:
- the LOC133520070 gene encoding larval cuticle protein LCP-17-like, with protein MKSIVLFALVAVAVAAPQDQAAQILKQDSQINPDGSYQWEFETSNGIAANERGALKNIGAEEPALEVQGQSSYTSIDGIPVQLSYIANENGFQPQGAHLPTPPPVPEAIQRALAYLATAPPQPEN; from the coding sequence GTTCTTTTTGCCCTTGTAGCGGTGGCCGTGGCTGCTCCGCAGGACCAAGCCGCTCAGATCCTTAAGCAGGACAGTCAAATTAACCCTGATGGTTCGTATCAGTGGGAATTCGAGACTTCCAACGGCATCGCGGCCAACGAGCGCGGAGCTCTTAAGAACATTGGTGCCGAAGAGCCTGCTCTTGAAGTGCAGGGTCAGTCCTCCTACACTAGCATCGATGGCATCCCCGTGCAACTTTCGTACATCGCTAACGAGAATGGCTTCCAACCCCAGGGCGCTCACCTACCCACCCCGCCACCAGTCCCTGAGGCTATCCAACGCGCCCTCGCCTATCTCGCCACCGCTCCCCCTCAGCCTGAAAACTAA